GACCGCGCGTCTCGGCTTATTGTGATCCGGGTTGCCTCCGAGTACGCGTGTACGGTCTTTAACGTAACTCGATCCTTCTTTAGCTCTGGGACTAGATTTTCATGTTGTTGACGATGCAGCCGATAGCAGGCCCGCAGGCTAACGTGCCAACCTGTATATCGCCACCGTCTTTGAaaacgatgatgattatgatgttcACTTAAATCTTCATCAAAGAACGTAGCCGCACCTTATGCCCTTTTATTTTTGAAAGCGAATCTACATTTAAGAACCCTGccgtactttgccgactgtggctggTGCTGGTGTCGTTGTTTTGGCGAATAGCTCACACGCGGGTCAACACTCATATAAGGCATTGAATTACAGCTAGCTGTCCATACTACTTCCAGATGTGTGCCGGAGGCTGGCTCTGTTATCAAAGAAAAATGCGTAATGAAACAACAAAGGGTACCTAAATATAATCGCGGCAACAAATACAAGCTTTCGAGCGCACTATTCCTTCGAtaaagcaaagctttttttttgtcttctttctcgtTGATTGGCGTTGGCCGGGTTTCTCGTCCGGAAGAGTAGGCCGATCTTGGACGCATTTCCCGCTGATCGTGTATTTGAAAACTGGGCCGATCCCGCAGGCTCAGCGTAATCCACGTCCGTGGGACGCGAGTCACGTGAGCTGCTCCTTGCCAATGAGGCACGTATACTTGTTATGCAGCGAAATGGGGTGCAGATGATAACCAGTTTTACCGCGCCGAGGCTTTGCATAAGTTACAGCACGTGATTAGATCCGCCAAACTTTCTTTATTCCAAAGCATTGTTGTCGAAGGTAGAcctttcttacagcgaagctgtatacctctaacgtccaaggaaattttcgtgtcgctgtggtaagcaaaaaaaaaaagactccccGTACGtcggccgattccgaagatagtgcaatgccgggccgatccgcggcggaggtgaagcaggcgttagacactccccgtacgtgggccgatcacgaagatagtgcaatgccgggccgacccgcggcggacgtgaagcaggcgttgaggggcccacatacgcagcttcgctggtcatccttcttcacagagtggagggGCACTGAGATATTTTTCTGCCGAGTATATGCAAGTTTTCGTGGGCCCGATGCTGAAGTCCGTGCACTCTAGCACAGCGTCACAAGTAGTGACCCAGGACTGCACTGGGAGCGCACAGCTGCTATCAAACACCCAGATAGCGGTCAATGTGAACTTCAGACGTGGTAGAAAGCCGATGAAACAACGTGCAATCACTTATCGCTCGACACGCCCGTCCTCGGATTCTAGGCACTGCGAGTCTGGGTTCTTTTACAAGTGTGCACTGACGTCAGCAATGACGCACATTGGGCTTGCTCCGCCCTAACCAGTGAAACCACCAATGAATGACGTCACAGGTGAAGACACTGTCGAAGCAACAGTCAGTGGACCAATGTGCGTTGAGTAAAGTATGCCAAGTGATGTGCATATGTGTAATTGTAAAGCTGTCTCTTACAAAGCAAACGTCATTAGACATTAAATCTTCAGAAGCTGTGGTGTACGTTTTGCTTCAGCAAATTACGGCGGTTCGTGAATGCCCTTCTACTACCAAAGAACAGTGCCTCGCTTTAAGTAGCCCTCAAATGGTGTTGTTGCTGCCAAATCTTTAATCTCCCATATGATGAACTCAATGTCGTTCTTTCACCATGTCATATTATATACGTTTCTCGAAGCCACCCGATTCTTGCCAactcctcgcccccccccccccccccccacccttacGGGTATGTGCCGCAAAACTGTcgatcgtcgtcgttgttgtcctGAATGATTGTGTCGACTAATTAATTTCCTAACGCACCCGATTTCTCGCCtaaaaacaaaggttacggcgctaagcagaTGAGGACGAATTGAGTCACAAACGACACGTACGTCTCACTTCTCTTCTCAGCgccgtaacctttgtttttaagccatgaaccaactagctcagcaagaGGTTTTGTTAAACTGATTCCTGGCCACTTGTCTATAGTGGGTATGGGTCACTGttggaaacaaacaaacaaacaaacaaacaaacaaacaaacaaacaaacaaacaaacaaacaaacaaacaaacaaacaaacaaacaaacaaacaaacaaacaaacaaacaaacaaacaaacaaacaaacaaacaaacaaacaaacaaacaaacaaacaaacaaacaaacaaacaagcaaacaaacaaacaaacaaacaagacctgccgtggttgctcagtggctatggtgctgggctgctgagcactaggtcgcggtatcgaatcccggccgcggcggccgcatttcggtgggggcgaaatacTAAAACACCGGTGtaccttagatttaggtgcacgttaaagaacccccagctggtcgaaatttccggaatcctccactacggcgtgcctcacaatcagaaagtggtttcggcacgtaaaaccccggaatttaaATTTTACAAGCAAAACGATTGAGGCGACTACCCACCGTTGGTCGACTGGCCATGAATCAAGCGGTTAAGCTGGGCGGCAagcgaggaagaggaggaagcgGTGGCTGTTCGCGCGCTTCCTGCGCGTGTCCGAGCCACGCAGGGCGCGCCCGGCCCGTGCCGTATTCGGACGAACGCGACCGCCGTCCAGGTCAGCGGGGCCCACGCAGGTCAGCAGGCACCCAGGCCCCCGCCGACTTCGACCACAGCCTCCGGTAGGAACCCCCCGCCCGCTCGCCCGAGGTAAGCCATCGCCGGCTTGATAGGACGCGGCCAGTGACGGCTAAAGGGCCGCTACCGCGTAGCCCTACTCGCTGTCTTCGCCCGCAGACACGGGTCCAGGTTCCGTAGACGTTGCTGCGTGCTTTGCCAAAGCGTTTGAAGCCGCTCTTCTCTTATCCACATCGTTTCGAAGTTGGCGCAGCCGCTGTTCTTGCGTAATGAAGCGCTGTGCGTTGGAAGCTTTCACCACGCATCTGACCAATCGAGCAGATTACATTCAGTTCACGGTTGAGATGGGAGACTGACCAGAAATTGCGTTTTTTTGGACGTATTGGTGAAAAGGAGCCCATGATGCGCTTTCTTTCAACGCTTCCAGAAAGAGTACCCACACCGGCCGCTACCTGAATTTGTCTGTACACCCTGGCTCTCTGAAGAGGTCAGTAGTTGCCTCCCCGTTGGGCCGTGCGAGCCGCAAGCGCACGAAACCTGCAGACTGAAATTCCGTCGTGCAGACGGACCGGGAAGATCTTTCGGCGAGCGGTTACCCCCCCTGCGTTCATGAATGCTGTAGAGCACCGTTTGTTCAACCCTTTCCAAGCTGACACAGCCCGTCCAAAGAAACGCGCTTCCATTCCTTACGTGGCCGGCATAAACGAGACCTTATCACGCGTGCTGCgtaaatagacagttttagttacacgtacgtagaggctttgcgtacgtagagctccTTCAGGAAGCGCGTGTCCGACgaacgtgtcagcagtgcgcatgcgtagaacgtagcgggcgcacgcgcgtctcacggacgtacgtgagattcaattctttgcgtgcgtttcttgcgcacgtagacagcttcgcgcgggagttccgcaaggtcacgaacaagcgatagcgggccgcgcgagcgcagacggctcgcatcgaaacacggcgacagggttgaattggctaccgccgtgttcacatttcccgatagatggagctacggggtccctcttggcgtgcgtcgcgtacgtgtagctaaaagcgtttcagatggcgtgcacgtaaggtacgtgggcttttcacgtttgcgtacgtgaagcctctgcgtacgtgtaactaaaactgtctactgtctAATATGACGCTTAGGTGGCTCACGTTCCTGTGCGCGAGCTGAGGAATGCACTCGTTAGTGGGAAGGACAAGCTACCGAAGGAAGCCTTTCCTGGCGTTGTTTACAAGATAGCCTGTGCGGATTGCGATTGCGTCTACACAGGGGAGACGGGCAGCCTTAAACAGCAGCTGCGCCAACATCAAAACGATGTGGATAAGAGTGCTTTCAAATGCTCTGGCAGAGCAGGCAGCAACGACTGCGCACAATACTGACTGGATAAAATCTAGCCTAATCAGCTAGGAAAGAAACTGCAACTCACGTCTGTACCTAGAGTCTCTTGAGATACAATCTCGGAACACACGCTTAATCTAAACGAAGGAACCCTGCCCCGTCTTACGCGTGGTGCTTGCGCCACATGCTAAAACCTTTGTAAACAGGCGCTTACCTTTTTCACCCCATTGGGAAAAAGACTTCCGTATGGAAGCTGAAACGTCTTGTCTTTTAAATAAGCTTACTTGGTCGGTGTACATCTTTCTGCGTCAAAAATGGACTTACCAACTTTTCggcgaaaagaaaaatattaacaCGGCCCAGAAGTTAAACTATCGTGAAGGGTGGTTGTGACGTCATAAACATCATGTGCGTTGGATTAGAAAGCAAACTTTAAATGAAGCATGTTTGGCCCTAATTTTCTCAGGAAATTGTCACCTTTCTTTTCTCTACCGAAGAAAAAAAGCTAATTCTTTCAGAAGATTAACTGTATTAGTGAAAAATACGGGTGTTATATGCTATGTATACGTTGACGCATGTGTATATTTCGACGTAAGCGTTCAAGATAGCCTTAACAAAATAGCCTCCATACGCGCTTACGTCAAAGGCGGGTGTATTGAACATGGGCGAGGCGCTCGTCCGTTCGCACCTTTCTGCAGCTGTTATCATAGACCGACGACAAGAGGTCACGTTACCTAGCGATGTGACTCTGCTCTCACTTAGTTTCTAAATGGAGACGAGTTCTTTTTTTAGGCTAACGCGGCAACCACATGAAGCGTACTTCATGTGGTTGCAAAGGGCATCTACCGCGCCTCGTCGGTGATCGCTTTGTGCCGCTGTAACACAATATCCTCTTGCTCGTACTCAGGAGCGCTGAATCAATTTCGACAATTGTCTTGGTGCGGAGAGCGCCCGGCCTACATAGGGACTACGCCGCTGTCGCAccaaaagcgcgcgcggcgcgtgGCTATCACTTCAAGCGCCAACCACATGCGCGCGTTTTTCACGTGCTTCCACTCTAACGAAAGCGAGGTAGCAGCATCGCTATCGGAGAATAGACTTCATATATCCCGGAAGGCTTTCGGAGGTTTAACGTGCGGCCATATAAATGCCCCCGTCTAGGTCTGAATAACATTTCTTTCCGCCCATGCACCTCTTGCAGCAACGACATGTACGCGTGCGGTGACGCGCTTCCACTCTAATGAAAGCGAGGTAGCAGCATCGCTATCGGAGAATAGACTTCATATATCCCGGAAGGCTTTCGGTGCTCTAACGTGCGGCCATGTAAATGCCCCCGTCTAGGTCTGAATAACATTGGTTTCCGCCCATGCACCTCTTGCAGCAAGGACATGTACGCGTGCGGTGACGCATGGAAAGAGCGTGCATATGGTTAGTCGCAATGCGATGAAGTTGAAGAGCGACTGAATGGGGTTGGAGGAGCGGTAATGCAATGTTTCGGCCTTCTCTACTTCAATCGAGTTCGCATCAACCACCTGCTATTCTCAACTATAACTAGCACGTATCTGTCATATTTGTCGCTTCAGGTCAATGCACCTACTCGACGCCTCCCGACGTCCGGTCTTGAAGTTAGCATTACAGGTGCTTTAAGTTGTGTCGCTCTCGGCGCTTACGTGTCGTTCTGACATTTTTGTCCTTGTTCTATGCGGAGGTTTGTAGCCGCAACGAggtattgcacgtgactgtagcTTGATAGAGAGACCCCGGCAAACGCAGTTCAACCTTGTTAACAACGTGGGCACAACCGCCACACAAATTTAGATGCTGCCTTGTTGCGATAGTGGCAGAAATTCCGCACGACTACTGCTTTAGAACTGCTTGGACCGGCGAAATATTGAAAACTGTCCATGGCTCCTCTTGATTTATTTCCCAGGTGTGATTAGCTCGGCGAGCGTCTAAATCGATCCCTGAGCATgccagaggaggaagacgacgacgaaaaaaaaggaaaggacaagAAGGGAGGCAAGGACGATAAGAAAGACGACAAGAAGGACAAGAAAGGGGGCAAGGACGACAAGAAAGACAAAGACAAGGGAGGCAAGGACAAGGGAGGAAAAGAGAAGAGCCCCAAGAGCCCTAAGACCCCCAAGAGTGCGGGCAAGGGATCTGCGAAGGGATCGGTGAAGGGCTCTCCCAAGTCCGACAAGTGCGTCGAAGAGTCTTCGGACAAGAAGACCGAGAAATCTGAAAGGTCCGACAAATCCGAGAAAAGCGAGCGCGCCGAGAGACCAGACAGGCCGAGAGAAAAACACCAGAGGCCGGCGCTGGGCCCGTACAAGGCGCCGCCCCCGTCGGAAACCATGCTTCGGGCAATGGCCGAGCCGGGACCGGTGTACGCCGAACGGTTCTACAACGACGAGTACGAAGACGAACAGCAGGGCCGAAACTACGTCGAGGTGCAGATGTACCAAAGGCGATCCGGCACCAACATCAGCGAGGCCGAAGGAGGAGGGCACTGCATGGGCGGCGGAGCCCGCGGCCAGACCTTCTACGTGGACGTTCCACCTccgcggccgccgaggccgccCGCGTTCGACGAGTACTACGTGGacgagcagccgccgccgccgcctcccaGACGCGAGCGATCCGAGCGACTGGAGCGACGACCAAGCATGACTCAACAGTCCGTCTTCTACGACGAAAGCGGCGGCACCCTGCTACGCCAGCGCCAGGACGCCTACTTCGACTACCCGGAGCCCGTCGGCCCGGCGGGGTCCGTGCCGCGGCTGGAACCGCCGCCGCAGTCGCGGCGTCCCATCGTGCTTCCGCCCACGACCGTGGTGGTCAACCTGAGCGAGTCCGGCGCCCCTCCCCCTCCGGCCGTCGGACCGCCGGCGCAACCCGGGGGTTACGAGAGGCAGCTGGCCACGGGGGCCTCCATGAGGTCCCGCGAGGAGTTCCGCAACCAGCAGTCCGACATGCGCGTCCGCAACGCGCCCATGTCGACGCAGCTGACGCAGCAGCTGCGCGACATCGCCATGCAGTACCAGAGGCCCTTCGACGAAAACGTGGTCTCCTCCACCGAGCGCGTCATCTACGAGGTCATCCGCAAGATGGAGTCCACGTCTTCGGAGACCAGCGAGGAGCGCCCACCGGGAACGATAGTGCGGGTGAGGCCGATGGGGGGCTGCATTTAGAGGTGTTCGAATATTCCAACTGCGAATGCGAATCTAACGGGATAGGAATCGAGTCGGGTGAGCGCTGTTCCAAATGATTGATTCGGCTGCAGGAGAACCGATAACAGAAATCAGATAACGGAAAGCAATTGGTTGCTCAGTCAAAAGCTCCTGAATTGACCCTATGTACTTTTGTCAATGGCAACGCATGCATGCATTTAATAATGTAAATAAGTGTGGCAATTCTACAAGCGAACTTCCCGGAGGATTAATTTGTCATTGTTTGCATTTGGCTCTGTTTAAAAAGATACAATAGTCGATGATCGGAGGTAAGTTTTCCCAAATATacgtattcgattcgattcgtaCATTTGGCTTTTTGAACGCCCCTCGCCGCAATATGTAAtgcttcttgtttttctttccgaTCGTCGACCTCGTTTTGCGTCAAACTGCTGTCGACATAGAGGCAGCGCCTGTTCTTCGTTATAGCCAATCTGCCCATGTTATGCTCGGGTACCTGTCTCTTCTACTGGTCGTTTCAGAGAAGTATGTGAGGAACATAAACATTGCGAGGTCTGCAAATTAAAAGCGGGACTCTAGCGATAACATTGCTATGACACCTTGCTTATCACCGCGATAAAGCTTGAATGCTGTCTCGCTATCTTGCGTGACCTTTGTCGGAGCGTTGAGATGTCCGAAGATGCAAATAAACAAGTGCTCAGATATGATCCAAATGGCGCTTATGACCTCATGGCACCGCGATGCCACAAAACAGGGCTTCATTCTTAGGCATAACAGGTATTCAATCTTCGGCAAAACAGGTGGCATGCTCGCGTCCTCTAGTCTTTTGACCTTTCGATTCAGCTTGGATACGCTAGTCACGGTGTTTCACGCTCGTACGAGCTAAATAATGGCGAGCTTACGTCGCTCATACCTCAGACACACGGACACTACAAAGGCCTTCGGACTTAGGGGACATCTACTGGAGTAGCATTCACGCGAGACGAGGCATGACAAAGGGATATTTACTTTTCGGCGAATGTCCCTTGGGGAAGCGGAGGTAATCCAAACAACTTAACGGCCTAAAGGGGTAATTCCGCCTCCCTCCTCACCtcacccccccctcctccctctgtGCTCGGCCCTTCTGAAACACAAAACTTAACGAAACACAATGCGCCTTGTTAATCATTTCAGTGCTTGCTAAAACAATCTTATAGCTAGAAGTGACGCAGTATGACCAGATATTTTTTACGTTTCATCAGTTAAAAAAAATTAGTGCCATGCATTTTGCTTCTTTGCTTACCGAAAACATAGAGAGACCGCGCAATACCGTGTGTCGGCGGCGAAACTCCTTTCGATAAGGGGTCCTTCACTGTAAAAGAAAGATCCTTACCTCGAAGGCCTTTAGTTCGTATGTGTCGGGGGTATAAGTGACGATTCTGGCCCCAAGTGCCGATCTTCTAGTGATCTCGCTTAGCTCTTGAAAGGGGCATGGTTTACGACGTGAGTTACAGTCGTGGACCGTGGGAGACCGTTATAAGCAGGACCAGTCCTCGTTCGCCTGAGCGAACGCCTTGTCATCACTCTGTTGAGTTTTACCTGAAGGCAAGttgatattggcttctagcgcgaagtgaaacacggacacagaaaggagcagacaggacgagcgctaactctcaactaaatttttattgaaacgaagaacatatatataggtgattgcaaaaaccgtagcatcagaacatgacaatgtaaaagcatcagttaaacatgtcagtgggtaaggaagtcaaagaacaaaaaaaacaaaaattatttcagattagtacacgtattgcgaaggtactggaattcgcaatctaacagagacaacgaagcatgactgacacaagtgtctcctaatctttttatgtggaaagcctcgataatttccctcgtggtttggcatctgtgtctagaaagaatttttgtgtctttaaagaaaggcttgcatccacaatcgaaacaatgtgcggctaaatgtgatgcgttagggttgtttagtgaatgtttgtgttcttttagtctaatgttaatgcatctaccactctgtccaatgtaagctttcccacattcgagtggaatctgataaactatgcccgtgctgcaaggcactaaaggggacacatgtttaactccgcaatcatcttttctttttttgccttcctgttcaagtctcctatttatcaaagggcacatgctag
This genomic window from Dermacentor albipictus isolate Rhodes 1998 colony chromosome 9, USDA_Dalb.pri_finalv2, whole genome shotgun sequence contains:
- the LOC135912718 gene encoding uncharacterized protein, which encodes MPEEEDDDEKKGKDKKGGKDDKKDDKKDKKGGKDDKKDKDKGGKDKGGKEKSPKSPKTPKSAGKGSAKGSVKGSPKSDKCVEESSDKKTEKSERSDKSEKSERAERPDRPREKHQRPALGPYKAPPPSETMLRAMAEPGPVYAERFYNDEYEDEQQGRNYVEVQMYQRRSGTNISEAEGGGHCMGGGARGQTFYVDVPPPRPPRPPAFDEYYVDEQPPPPPPRRERSERLERRPSMTQQSVFYDESGGTLLRQRQDAYFDYPEPVGPAGSVPRLEPPPQSRRPIVLPPTTVVVNLSESGAPPPPAVGPPAQPGGYERQLATGASMRSREEFRNQQSDMRVRNAPMSTQLTQQLRDIAMQYQRPFDENVVSSTERVIYEVIRKMESTSSETSEERPPGTIVRNQAAGGMSPMSPPQRPAMSPPQRPAASPPGMMSPGMIRGPPMGMIRSPISAGPSRGYLVRTPSGPLRMATPGTPGMYTPRWTSSYWGTPRTPRTPRTPGGRSRRRNDGMTLFPERSLIMLLVFLFLFVLVVVILAISGMTFPGFSKSKDRYA